Proteins encoded together in one Argonema galeatum A003/A1 window:
- a CDS encoding Uma2 family endonuclease, whose amino-acid sequence MVIAAPEPKTEFQQPLIGEQRVVIRGISWEAYLQILNALPQSRGSRLTYDDGVLEITMPLEDHEFYGRLIECFIRTLVELLGMRMKTMGSTTMNYPHLKKSAEPDNDYYIQNQPLVKGRNVDFSQDPPPDLVVEVDITHTDIQKNQFYASIGVPEFWRFNGKVWRIYQLQEGVYVEVEVSPTFPQVPKDGLYRFLEQAKNDEIEAVQSLRSGFFS is encoded by the coding sequence ATGGTTATTGCAGCACCAGAACCGAAAACTGAATTTCAGCAACCGCTCATCGGCGAACAGCGGGTTGTGATTCGTGGCATTTCTTGGGAAGCATACCTGCAAATTCTGAATGCACTTCCCCAATCGCGTGGTTCTCGTTTGACCTATGACGATGGAGTGTTAGAAATCACCATGCCATTGGAAGATCATGAATTTTATGGCCGCTTAATTGAGTGCTTTATTCGCACATTAGTTGAACTTTTGGGGATGCGAATGAAAACAATGGGTTCAACGACAATGAACTATCCTCATTTAAAAAAGAGCGCAGAACCTGACAACGATTACTACATTCAAAATCAGCCATTAGTCAAAGGTCGCAATGTCGATTTCTCCCAAGATCCGCCACCAGATTTGGTTGTCGAGGTAGACATTACCCATACCGATATTCAGAAAAACCAGTTCTATGCCAGCATTGGAGTGCCAGAATTTTGGCGATTTAACGGTAAGGTGTGGCGAATTTATCAACTTCAGGAAGGTGTTTACGTTGAAGTCGAAGTTAGCCCAACGTTTCCTCAAGTGCCGAAGGATGGGCTATATAGGTTCCTAGAACAGGCAAAGAACGATGAAATTGAAGCAGTTCAGTCGTTACGATCTGGCTTTTTCAGCTAA